Proteins encoded by one window of Paenibacillus sp. DCT19:
- a CDS encoding MATE family efflux transporter yields the protein MSAAVTETGTQQQGKSLNLFALTWPIFLELFLFMLMGTVDTLMISSVSDNAVAGIGASNQIITIAILLLEVVGNGAAIVVAQYIGSKKLYEAAKITGMAITLNLIVGLVLSGAFLVFGGMLLEKMNVQGEILVYAKAYMHIVGGAIFLQALINSLAAIIRTYGFTKETMYVSVFMNVLHVGLNYILIFGHFGMPALGVEGAAISTIVSRFVCLLIFFWLLYRVTEVRVEIKFYLQFTKNYVSKILKIGIPSAVEQIMYHSCQLVFFFYATFLGAEALASRQYAHNISSYIYLFSMAIGMGTAIMVGRLVGAKQQETAYQRVWKSVKWAMIVTIAVDLVVIAFRVPLVGLFTDNPEVIRIAAQVILLSIVLETGRTTNIVIINSLRAAGDAKFPVYMGLISMVCLSLPLGYLFVFQLNMGLAGIWLAIAADEWTRAFIMYFRWKSRAWEKHGLVDHDEDDSVGAQPVPAV from the coding sequence ATGAGTGCAGCCGTTACGGAAACAGGGACACAGCAACAGGGCAAATCGCTTAATCTGTTCGCATTAACCTGGCCGATTTTTCTGGAATTATTTTTGTTTATGTTAATGGGTACGGTCGATACGTTGATGATTAGTTCCGTGTCAGACAATGCAGTAGCTGGAATCGGAGCTTCGAACCAGATTATTACGATAGCGATTTTACTCTTGGAGGTTGTCGGTAACGGAGCTGCGATTGTTGTTGCTCAATATATTGGATCGAAGAAGCTGTATGAAGCAGCCAAAATTACAGGTATGGCAATTACGCTGAACCTCATCGTAGGTCTAGTGCTTAGTGGGGCGTTCCTTGTGTTCGGCGGAATGCTGCTAGAGAAAATGAACGTGCAGGGTGAGATTCTAGTCTATGCCAAAGCATACATGCACATTGTCGGAGGAGCCATCTTCCTTCAGGCGTTGATTAACTCCTTGGCTGCAATTATTCGTACGTATGGATTTACGAAAGAGACGATGTATGTCTCTGTATTTATGAATGTGCTTCACGTTGGTTTGAACTACATTCTGATCTTTGGTCACTTCGGCATGCCAGCACTTGGGGTAGAGGGTGCAGCGATCTCAACCATTGTGAGCCGTTTTGTCTGTCTGTTGATCTTCTTCTGGTTGCTCTATCGTGTGACCGAAGTGCGGGTGGAGATTAAGTTCTATCTGCAATTTACGAAAAACTATGTGTCAAAAATTCTGAAGATTGGTATTCCATCTGCAGTAGAGCAGATTATGTACCATTCCTGTCAGCTTGTCTTTTTCTTCTATGCCACGTTCCTGGGAGCAGAAGCACTGGCTTCTCGCCAATATGCGCATAATATCTCGTCTTATATCTATCTATTCAGTATGGCGATTGGTATGGGTACAGCGATTATGGTGGGACGACTGGTGGGTGCCAAGCAGCAAGAGACAGCCTACCAGCGTGTTTGGAAAAGTGTAAAATGGGCCATGATCGTGACCATCGCCGTCGATCTCGTGGTGATTGCGTTCCGTGTGCCACTTGTGGGCTTGTTCACGGATAACCCGGAAGTGATTCGTATTGCTGCGCAGGTTATCCTGCTCAGTATCGTGCTGGAAACGGGGCGCACGACCAATATCGTGATCATTAACTCGCTTCGTGCCGCAGGAGATGCGAAGTTCCCAGTGTACATGGGACTGATCTCGATGGTCTGCCTAAGCTTGCCACTAGGATACCTGTTTGTCTTCCAACTGAACATGGGTCTGGCAGGAATCTGGCTAGCGATTGCAGCCGATGAGTGGACACGAGCCTTCATTATGTACTTCCGCTGGAAGAGTCGGGCTTGGGAGAAGCATGGACTGGTGGATCACGATGAGGATGATTCAGTTGGAGCACAGCCTGTTCCAGCAGTCTAA
- a CDS encoding response regulator transcription factor gives MNKKVLVVDDETSIVSAIAYALRREGYEVETANDGEEALEKVALFHPQVMILDVMMPKLDGYGVCRRLEDREDIGIILLTVKNDIVDKIVGLEMGADDYMTKPFEIRELLARVKALMRRVEKSSPPPEDQKSQAIINGALRIHVAHRTVTVNDEKLELTPKEFDLLTILMSNPERVYTRDDLLDRVWGMEYAGGTRTVDIHIQRLRKKIGDTDQEKLQTVYGIGYKASAPEASGRI, from the coding sequence ATGAATAAAAAAGTGCTGGTTGTCGATGACGAAACAAGTATTGTCAGTGCCATCGCCTATGCTTTGCGCCGTGAAGGCTATGAAGTGGAGACGGCGAATGATGGGGAGGAAGCGCTGGAGAAGGTGGCATTGTTCCATCCGCAGGTTATGATTCTGGACGTGATGATGCCAAAGCTCGATGGTTATGGTGTCTGCCGTAGACTTGAGGATCGGGAGGATATTGGCATTATTTTATTAACGGTAAAAAATGATATCGTAGACAAAATCGTGGGTCTGGAAATGGGCGCCGATGATTATATGACGAAGCCATTCGAGATTCGTGAACTGCTCGCTAGAGTGAAAGCACTGATGCGCCGTGTGGAGAAGAGCAGTCCACCGCCAGAAGATCAGAAGAGCCAAGCGATTATTAATGGAGCTCTGCGTATTCATGTTGCTCATCGCACCGTCACCGTAAATGATGAGAAACTGGAGCTTACACCGAAGGAATTCGACCTGCTAACCATTCTGATGTCCAATCCGGAACGTGTATACACGCGCGATGATCTGCTGGATCGAGTATGGGGCATGGAGTATGCAGGAGGTACCCGTACGGTGGATATCCATATTCAGCGTCTTCGCAAAAAAATTGGTGATACGGATCAGGAGAAGCTACAGACCGTCTACGGGATCGGATATAAGGCATCCGCTCCCGAAGCGAGTGGACGGATATGA
- a CDS encoding helix-turn-helix transcriptional regulator — MVQQSLYFIETRLYEDIGLEEVASGAGLSPYHYHRVFRKEVGMTVVEYIRNRRLSDTSTILRSTNIGILDISLGCGFESQEAFTRAFKKVYGLPPGRFRKLFNLKLFKAKSRGGELMMNDTSTVHGWILTGSHPQNYEMGIDPTVVHQGKCSGYLKSITPMEMNEFATMMQQFKADKYVGKRMKFSGFVMNEKVEHFCSLWMRVDNNVQDVLQFDNMHDRPITGTQPWNQYHIVLDVPKGSAVISFGAILYGKGKVWVDSFRFEEVDRNTPVTHMETEYEMMDEPMNLSFEE; from the coding sequence ATGGTTCAGCAAAGTCTGTATTTTATTGAAACTCGTCTGTACGAAGATATAGGGCTTGAAGAAGTAGCTTCAGGAGCTGGATTATCGCCCTATCACTATCACCGGGTGTTTCGTAAAGAGGTAGGTATGACCGTTGTAGAATATATTCGCAACCGCCGTTTGAGTGACACTTCCACCATACTTAGATCTACCAATATAGGGATCTTGGACATTTCCCTTGGTTGTGGGTTTGAAAGCCAGGAAGCGTTCACGCGAGCATTTAAAAAGGTGTACGGACTGCCACCAGGTCGATTTCGCAAATTGTTTAACTTGAAGCTATTTAAAGCTAAATCTAGAGGAGGAGAATTAATGATGAATGATACATCAACGGTTCATGGATGGATATTAACTGGGAGTCACCCGCAAAATTATGAAATGGGCATAGATCCTACAGTGGTACATCAGGGTAAATGCTCAGGGTATCTGAAATCCATCACACCGATGGAAATGAATGAGTTCGCTACAATGATGCAACAATTCAAGGCAGATAAGTATGTAGGTAAACGGATGAAGTTTTCAGGATTCGTCATGAACGAAAAGGTAGAGCATTTCTGCAGTTTATGGATGCGGGTGGACAATAACGTTCAGGATGTTCTTCAGTTTGATAATATGCATGATCGGCCAATCACTGGCACACAGCCATGGAATCAATACCATATTGTACTCGATGTGCCAAAGGGTAGCGCAGTTATATCATTTGGGGCTATTTTATATGGGAAAGGCAAAGTGTGGGTGGATAGCTTCCGTTTCGAAGAAGTGGATCGTAATACGCCAGTTACCCACATGGAGACCGAATATGAGATGATGGATGAACCGATGAATCTGTCATTCGAAGAATAG